One stretch of Acholeplasma laidlawii PG-8A DNA includes these proteins:
- the cdd gene encoding cytidine deaminase, which translates to MNLEAAKQARLKAYVPYSRFKVGAAIVLNDGTIIHGANIENSSFGLTSCAERNALFSLISQGYDPKEIKEITIIGGSKGPISPCGACRQVMSELIPKNTKIYLANLEDEIYETSVNELLPFGFDLDKDRV; encoded by the coding sequence ATGAATTTAGAAGCCGCAAAACAAGCTAGACTTAAAGCCTATGTACCATACTCAAGATTTAAAGTTGGTGCAGCAATCGTATTAAACGATGGCACAATCATCCACGGAGCAAATATTGAAAACAGTAGTTTCGGATTAACTTCCTGTGCTGAAAGAAATGCATTATTTTCATTAATCTCACAAGGTTATGACCCAAAAGAAATTAAAGAAATTACAATTATTGGTGGATCTAAAGGACCAATCTCACCTTGTGGCGCATGCAGACAAGTCATGAGTGAACTTATTCCTAAAAATACAAAAATCTATTTAGCAAACTTAGAAGACGAAATTTATGAAACATCAGTAAATGAATTATTACCTTTCGGGTTTGATTTAGATAAAGACCGCGTCTAA
- the era gene encoding GTPase Era gives MASKSGFIAIIGKPNVGKSTLINALIGEKIAITSPKVQTTRFRITGILNEGENQFVFIDTPGMHKPYHGLGKSMDKSATDALMDADAIMWVVDQTYRRTDEIILERIKHSHLPVILVINKIDTLENKAEIDKIIISFLKVHEFKHIVPISAKDQTHLTQLKETLVEYLVEGPHYYPDDYVTDQTDESRMTEIIRERILYYTEQEVPHSVAVMLESFKFNEELNTMDIDALIIVERDSQKGILIGKNGEKLKRIGTEARKEINKIFDMKIHLSLWVKVKKDWRNDPTTVSRYGYGK, from the coding sequence ATGGCATCAAAATCAGGATTTATTGCCATTATAGGCAAACCTAATGTAGGTAAATCAACATTAATCAACGCACTTATCGGTGAAAAAATAGCTATTACATCACCTAAGGTTCAAACGACACGTTTTAGAATCACAGGTATTTTAAATGAGGGTGAAAATCAATTTGTTTTTATTGATACACCAGGTATGCATAAACCTTATCACGGTTTAGGTAAATCTATGGATAAGTCTGCAACAGATGCATTAATGGATGCAGATGCCATTATGTGGGTTGTAGATCAAACGTATAGAAGAACTGATGAAATTATTCTAGAGCGTATTAAACATAGTCATTTACCTGTTATCTTAGTCATCAATAAGATTGATACATTAGAAAATAAGGCAGAGATTGATAAAATTATCATTTCATTCTTAAAAGTGCATGAATTTAAACATATCGTACCTATTTCAGCTAAAGACCAAACACATTTAACACAACTTAAAGAAACATTAGTTGAGTATTTAGTTGAAGGTCCGCATTACTATCCAGATGATTATGTCACAGACCAAACTGATGAATCTCGTATGACAGAAATCATAAGAGAACGTATCTTATACTATACGGAACAAGAAGTACCGCATAGTGTTGCTGTTATGCTTGAATCATTTAAGTTTAATGAAGAACTTAACACGATGGATATTGATGCTTTAATCATTGTAGAACGTGATAGTCAAAAAGGGATATTAATCGGTAAAAATGGTGAAAAATTAAAACGTATTGGTACAGAAGCTAGAAAAGAAATCAATAAGATCTTCGACATGAAGATACATCTTTCTTTATGGGTTAAGGTAAAAAAAGATTGGCGTAATGACCCAACTACTGTATCACGTTATGGTTATGGTAAATAA
- a CDS encoding tRNA (adenine(22)-N(1))-methyltransferase has translation MNRIAFIGELTKGYETVIDIGSDHGLVLKYALDHKYIKHAVASDINKGPLNHAKKNLAGYPVRFYLSDGFKSVDKDYNLAVITGMGPHLIIDILKEVMHLEDKTYILGANEKIEVLRTWLSNNGFNIVDEYVIFDGFYYVFLKVVKGSMTLTEEDIYLGPKLKTKKEAQAYFKHKYNHYLDLSKKAKGEKLVEIEKTLQLFSNVIK, from the coding sequence ATGAATCGCATAGCATTTATAGGTGAACTTACAAAAGGTTATGAAACTGTTATAGATATAGGTAGTGACCATGGTCTTGTCTTAAAGTATGCTCTAGACCATAAATATATAAAACATGCAGTAGCCTCTGATATTAATAAGGGTCCACTTAATCACGCAAAAAAAAATCTAGCAGGTTATCCTGTTAGGTTTTATTTATCTGATGGATTTAAAAGTGTAGATAAAGACTATAATCTTGCAGTGATTACTGGTATGGGTCCACATTTAATTATCGATATACTAAAAGAAGTTATGCACTTAGAGGACAAAACCTATATTCTAGGCGCCAATGAAAAAATTGAGGTGCTTAGAACTTGGTTAAGCAATAACGGCTTTAATATCGTTGATGAGTATGTGATATTTGATGGTTTTTACTACGTCTTCTTAAAGGTAGTTAAAGGTAGTATGACGTTAACTGAAGAAGACATATACCTAGGACCTAAACTTAAAACAAAAAAGGAAGCACAGGCTTATTTTAAGCATAAATACAACCATTACTTAGATTTATCGAAAAAAGCTAAGGGTGAAAAGTTAGTTGAGATTGAAAAAACGCTACAACTTTTTTCTAACGTTATAAAATAA
- the dnaG gene encoding DNA primase — MQDNIYQKINEQTDIVALVSKYVDLTKRGKNYMGLCPFHDEKTPSFSVTPEKNIAFCFGCKKGGAPITFLAQIKNISNADAAKELAQELGIEFGQTKVQNNPFKHLHDVMNDAASFYQFALKNSESGKLAYDYLTNRQLSDELIHHFEVGYAPDQIDSLYKMLRSKNHSVSDMMSLGLVKQNEEGHYYDVFRNRITFPIKDEHGQIIAFSGRTLNKNEKAKYINSTETPIFKKGLTLYHYFESIRPVVKQKHVILHEGFFDVFASYKAGFEASVATMGTAITSDQAKLIRRITDHVVIAYDGDNPGIQATLHAIPILKRQGLSISILNLPNKMDPDDFVLKHGVDKYQALFNKLLDPVQFGYIYYQKDKDFKKSDDITKFKQEMKQLLVGSDPTIIDLYERRSFDELGIQLLINEHSSSLPVKQKPIDRKVISRAERSIDIIIMDLLKQRKYLDKIRHSILLTDITDPKKRELYKDLMNYYEINSDDALNLEAFKMGYTKEIELVETYCKSTDYCKNLLIQNDKTLNDILVHFQNYKKQLEIQSLIKKTESITDHLEMNRTLKAIDELRKQVKIK, encoded by the coding sequence ATGCAAGATAATATCTATCAAAAAATTAATGAACAAACAGATATCGTTGCATTAGTCTCCAAATATGTAGACTTAACCAAACGTGGTAAAAACTACATGGGACTATGTCCTTTTCATGATGAAAAAACACCATCATTTTCTGTAACACCAGAAAAGAATATAGCATTTTGTTTTGGCTGTAAAAAAGGTGGTGCACCGATAACTTTCTTAGCTCAAATTAAAAACATTAGTAATGCAGATGCAGCAAAGGAATTAGCCCAAGAACTGGGTATTGAATTTGGTCAAACTAAAGTTCAAAATAATCCTTTTAAACATCTACATGATGTCATGAATGATGCAGCTAGTTTTTATCAGTTTGCGCTTAAGAACTCTGAATCCGGTAAATTAGCCTATGACTATTTAACAAATAGACAGTTAAGTGATGAGTTAATTCATCACTTTGAAGTGGGTTATGCACCAGATCAAATAGATAGTTTATATAAAATGCTAAGATCTAAAAATCATAGTGTTAGTGACATGATGAGTTTAGGTTTAGTTAAACAAAATGAAGAAGGTCACTATTACGATGTATTTAGAAATCGTATCACTTTTCCGATTAAAGATGAACATGGTCAGATTATTGCCTTTTCAGGAAGAACTTTAAATAAAAATGAGAAAGCTAAATACATTAACTCAACTGAAACACCAATCTTTAAAAAAGGGTTAACACTCTATCACTATTTTGAAAGTATTAGACCAGTAGTTAAGCAAAAACATGTGATTCTACATGAAGGTTTCTTCGACGTTTTTGCATCCTATAAGGCAGGTTTTGAAGCAAGTGTTGCAACTATGGGAACTGCAATTACAAGTGATCAAGCAAAATTGATTAGACGTATTACAGATCATGTAGTGATTGCATATGACGGAGATAACCCTGGTATACAAGCTACCCTTCATGCAATACCTATTTTAAAACGTCAGGGACTAAGTATTTCCATATTAAATTTACCAAATAAAATGGATCCGGATGATTTTGTTTTAAAACATGGTGTAGATAAATATCAAGCACTCTTTAACAAACTTCTTGACCCAGTCCAATTTGGATATATATACTATCAAAAAGATAAAGACTTTAAAAAGTCAGATGATATTACAAAGTTTAAGCAAGAAATGAAGCAGTTATTAGTTGGAAGTGATCCGACCATCATTGATTTATACGAGAGAAGATCATTTGATGAGTTAGGCATACAACTACTTATTAATGAACATAGTTCATCACTTCCAGTCAAACAAAAACCTATTGATAGGAAAGTCATAAGTCGTGCTGAACGTTCTATTGATATCATCATTATGGATTTACTTAAACAGCGTAAATATCTAGATAAGATTAGACATAGTATTTTATTAACAGATATTACAGACCCTAAAAAACGTGAACTTTATAAAGATTTAATGAATTATTATGAGATTAATTCGGATGATGCATTAAACCTTGAAGCATTTAAAATGGGATATACTAAAGAAATAGAATTAGTTGAAACATATTGTAAATCAACAGACTATTGTAAAAACTTATTAATTCAAAATGATAAAACACTCAATGATATATTAGTACATTTTCAAAATTATAAGAAACAATTAGAAATACAATCCTTAATAAAGAAAACAGAGTCCATAACGGACCATCTTGAAATGAATCGCACCTTAAAGGCGATTGATGAACTCAGAAAGCAGGTAAAAATAAAATGA
- the rpoD gene encoding RNA polymerase sigma factor RpoD has protein sequence MSQKDIIKKLVKKAGKKKSLVQSDLIEFADLNSPEYYEIEKELSDLEIDVLLDDEEEEVDVQENPLFDDEDIEVELEVEDEPDEFSLSSLEVEEVEEEELLNIDAIPSSIKVDDPVRMYLKEIGQIPLLNIDDERKYAIMVYQGRVALEQLEAVRNGEVDLSDEDVQSLEDTIRKGHYAKEKLVEANYRLVVSIAKKYTQRGLLFLDLIQEGNMGLMRAVDKFDYEKGFKFSTYATWWIRQAITRAVADQARTIRIPVHMVETINKMIRIQRQLVQELGRDATIEEIAEKMDITPEKVQNIQRIAKEPISLEAPVGEEEDSSLGDFISDPNALNPHDYMMQEMVKKTLDEVLETLTDREEKVLRLRYGLLDGKTHTLEEVGREFGVTRERIRQIEAKALRKLRSPQRQNKLKEFYITRK, from the coding sequence ATGAGTCAAAAAGATATCATAAAGAAGTTAGTTAAAAAAGCAGGTAAGAAAAAGTCATTAGTTCAATCCGATTTAATTGAGTTTGCTGATTTAAATTCCCCTGAATATTATGAAATAGAAAAAGAATTATCAGATCTAGAAATTGATGTATTACTGGATGATGAAGAAGAAGAGGTTGATGTTCAAGAAAATCCCCTTTTTGATGATGAAGACATTGAAGTAGAGTTAGAAGTTGAAGATGAACCAGATGAGTTTTCACTATCTAGTTTAGAAGTTGAAGAAGTTGAAGAAGAAGAACTTCTAAATATTGACGCGATTCCTTCAAGTATTAAAGTAGATGATCCTGTACGTATGTACTTAAAAGAAATTGGTCAAATTCCATTACTAAATATTGATGATGAAAGAAAATATGCAATCATGGTTTACCAAGGTCGTGTAGCTTTAGAACAACTTGAGGCAGTAAGAAATGGCGAAGTAGATTTATCAGATGAAGATGTGCAATCATTAGAAGATACAATTAGAAAAGGTCATTATGCTAAAGAAAAATTAGTTGAAGCTAACTACCGTTTAGTTGTAAGTATTGCTAAAAAATATACACAACGTGGTTTATTATTTCTAGACCTTATTCAAGAAGGTAATATGGGTCTTATGCGTGCTGTGGATAAATTTGATTATGAAAAAGGATTTAAATTTTCAACATATGCAACATGGTGGATTCGCCAAGCGATTACTAGAGCGGTAGCCGATCAGGCAAGAACAATCCGTATTCCTGTTCATATGGTTGAAACAATTAATAAAATGATTCGTATTCAACGTCAATTAGTTCAAGAATTAGGACGAGATGCAACGATTGAAGAAATCGCTGAAAAGATGGATATTACTCCTGAAAAAGTTCAAAACATCCAAAGAATTGCAAAAGAACCAATCTCACTTGAAGCACCAGTTGGTGAAGAAGAAGATTCTTCATTAGGGGATTTTATTAGCGATCCAAATGCTTTAAATCCACATGATTATATGATGCAAGAAATGGTTAAGAAAACCTTAGATGAAGTTTTAGAAACATTAACTGACAGAGAAGAAAAGGTCCTAAGATTACGTTATGGCCTATTAGATGGTAAAACACACACACTTGAAGAAGTGGGGCGTGAGTTTGGTGTTACACGTGAACGTATCCGTCAAATTGAAGCTAAAGCATTAAGAAAATTACGTAGTCCTCAACGTCAAAATAAATTAAAAGAATTTTATATTACAAGAAAATGA
- the recO gene encoding DNA repair protein RecO has product MEGIVYKQQSYLENDRLLFVYTKLGRITLVAKGSQKMTSNIRNVAQYLNLIYFKEVPNKNMYALVEGKTLNDFQNIKSDFDLMTQASILFDLLGFVSDNDDHESIYTLLEGALLHYSKESILSFGFKLLRYLGYQISLKPDGRRVKGVNIKTASIVYEKEPYVANIDVHQTTLLVRLTYLDYDKIDTIDEINYRELKEFMYAYYEYHTDHKLTRK; this is encoded by the coding sequence ATGGAAGGCATCGTATACAAACAACAAAGTTATTTAGAAAATGACAGGTTATTATTTGTATATACGAAACTTGGACGTATAACATTAGTAGCAAAAGGAAGTCAAAAAATGACTTCAAACATACGTAATGTTGCACAGTATTTAAATCTTATTTATTTTAAAGAAGTACCCAATAAAAACATGTATGCACTCGTTGAAGGTAAAACCTTAAATGATTTTCAAAACATCAAATCAGATTTTGATCTCATGACTCAAGCAAGCATCTTATTTGATTTATTAGGGTTTGTGTCGGACAATGATGATCATGAATCAATTTATACATTACTAGAAGGTGCTTTGTTACATTATTCAAAAGAATCAATACTTTCTTTTGGATTTAAACTACTTAGGTATTTAGGGTATCAAATATCGTTAAAACCTGATGGTAGAAGAGTCAAAGGTGTCAACATTAAAACAGCTTCAATTGTTTATGAAAAAGAACCGTATGTTGCAAATATTGATGTACATCAAACAACATTATTAGTTCGATTGACTTATCTGGATTATGATAAAATAGATACAATTGATGAAATAAATTATAGAGAATTAAAAGAATTTATGTATGCGTATTATGAATACCATACAGATCACAAATTAACGCGCAAATAA
- the ybeY gene encoding rRNA maturation RNase YbeY, whose translation MEVNYFNQYKEETTQFEVILETVFKDIKEEKSMQVIFVDNDQIRDINKMYRNIDKPTDVISFPNDDEKDDSLGDIFISIDQAKIQALDYGHTLEREIGFLAVHGYLHLLGYDHHTEAEEKEMFTLQEEILNKANLKR comes from the coding sequence ATGGAAGTTAATTATTTTAACCAATATAAAGAAGAAACAACACAATTTGAAGTTATATTAGAAACTGTTTTTAAAGACATCAAAGAAGAAAAATCTATGCAAGTAATTTTTGTTGATAACGATCAAATTAGAGATATCAATAAAATGTATAGAAACATCGATAAACCAACCGATGTTATTTCATTTCCAAATGATGATGAAAAAGATGACTCATTAGGAGATATCTTCATAAGTATTGATCAAGCTAAAATTCAAGCGCTTGACTATGGTCACACATTAGAACGTGAAATTGGATTTTTAGCAGTTCATGGTTATCTACATCTACTTGGGTATGATCATCATACCGAAGCAGAAGAAAAAGAAATGTTCACACTTCAAGAAGAAATACTAAACAAAGCAAATTTAAAAAGATAA
- a CDS encoding glycine--tRNA ligase, translating to MVTLEYLVQYAKQTGYIFQGSEIYGGLANTWDYGPLGSLLKKNIKEAWTQKFIRQAPNVVQLDSSILLNPLVWQASGHLSGFSDPLIENKTSNQRYRADKLILEHDPTQNPDGWSDEKMYQYIMDHKIKDPVSKTSDWLPIRKFNMMFKTFQGVVEETANEVYLRPETAQGIFINFKNIQRAQRLKVPFGVAQIGKSFRNEITPGNFTFRTREFEQMELEFFCKPGTEIQWFDYWLDRMLKFLTSLGVKEESLRAEPHAKEALSHYSNATTDIEFKYPWGFDELWGIASRTNFDLKSHQDLSKEDMSYLDPETNERYIPYVVEPSVGVERLLLVFLLNGLEEETLENGDVRQVLKLHPKLAPYKAAILPLVRKEHSQKAREIHEMLSENLDVVYDETQNIGKRYRRQDAIGTPFCITVDHQTMDDDTVTIRHRDSMEQSRIAIKDIEQFIQQATKF from the coding sequence ATGGTTACATTAGAGTATTTAGTACAATACGCAAAACAAACAGGTTACATCTTTCAAGGCTCTGAAATCTATGGTGGGCTTGCAAATACTTGGGATTACGGTCCTCTAGGTTCATTATTAAAGAAAAATATTAAAGAAGCTTGGACGCAAAAGTTTATTCGTCAAGCGCCTAATGTGGTTCAACTAGATTCTTCAATTCTATTAAACCCATTAGTATGGCAAGCTAGTGGTCACTTAAGTGGTTTTTCAGACCCATTAATTGAAAATAAAACATCTAATCAAAGATACCGTGCTGACAAATTAATTTTAGAGCACGATCCGACTCAAAATCCAGATGGCTGGAGTGATGAGAAGATGTATCAATATATTATGGATCATAAAATCAAAGACCCAGTGTCTAAAACAAGTGATTGGTTACCAATTAGAAAGTTTAATATGATGTTTAAAACTTTCCAAGGGGTTGTAGAAGAAACTGCAAATGAAGTGTATCTTCGTCCAGAAACAGCTCAAGGTATCTTTATTAACTTTAAAAATATCCAACGTGCACAACGTCTTAAAGTGCCATTTGGTGTTGCTCAAATTGGTAAGAGTTTTAGAAATGAAATTACACCAGGTAACTTCACATTTAGAACGAGAGAATTTGAACAAATGGAATTAGAGTTTTTCTGTAAACCAGGTACTGAAATCCAGTGGTTTGATTACTGGTTAGACAGAATGCTTAAATTCTTAACATCCCTTGGTGTAAAAGAAGAAAGTTTGCGTGCTGAACCACATGCTAAGGAAGCACTAAGTCACTATTCAAATGCTACAACAGATATCGAATTTAAATATCCGTGGGGTTTTGATGAACTTTGGGGTATTGCAAGTCGTACAAACTTTGACCTTAAGAGTCATCAAGACTTAAGTAAGGAAGATATGTCTTATCTAGATCCTGAAACCAATGAAAGATACATTCCTTATGTCGTAGAACCATCCGTTGGTGTTGAAAGACTATTATTAGTATTCTTATTAAATGGTTTAGAAGAAGAAACTTTAGAAAATGGTGATGTAAGACAAGTCTTAAAACTACATCCAAAACTTGCACCATATAAAGCTGCTATCTTACCACTTGTACGTAAAGAACATAGTCAAAAAGCTAGAGAAATTCATGAAATGTTAAGTGAAAACCTAGATGTTGTTTACGATGAAACACAAAATATTGGTAAAAGATATCGTCGTCAAGACGCGATTGGAACGCCATTTTGTATTACAGTTGATCATCAAACAATGGATGATGATACAGTAACTATTAGACACCGTGATTCTATGGAGCAATCTCGTATTGCAATTAAAGACATCGAACAATTTATTCAACAAGCAACTAAATTTTAA
- a CDS encoding ABC transporter ATP-binding protein, giving the protein MNRRHSAHEPVKANDFWGTLGRLLNYLSKDKWIVLSAALFSVITALITVFTPILSGKLLTSIELIWSGADAQGVIDLFGISLNFNEVLIGLIVTASLSFVFGLMQGYMLIGVTQRLTYKMRSDLADKINTLPLNFFDKHKVGDVLSRVTNDVDIINQTLTQSISEIFRSFTLVVSILIIMYIMRWDLAVITTIAVILSLFVASKFVKLSQKYFRQAAKNTGDMNGHIEEIYHGHLVVKVFNHQTQAKHEFDEINDRIFETSWKSQFVSSIMIPIQFFFTNLSFIAIAIIGGYLLITDPSFEVGFIMTFIMYSRQVSMPIQSIGQTASVLQQTAASAERIFFMMDATSEPDESDKPNILTKVNGHVEFKNVHFRYVEDTPVIQGLSAEIKPGQMVAIVGPTGAGKTTLVNLLMRFYEIDSGSILIDGVDIKDMKREEVRSYFGMVLQDSWIFEGTVLDNIKYGNEDAAFEAVEQAAKAAQTDHFIHSLADNYNFRLSEDGLNISQGQRQLITISRAMLADKPMLILDEATSSVDTRTEVLIQKAMDHLMKGRTAFVIAHRLSTIRNADIIFVVKNGNIIEQGNHEELIKKDGFYAQLYNSQFES; this is encoded by the coding sequence ATGAATAGAAGACATAGTGCACATGAACCCGTTAAAGCTAATGACTTTTGGGGTACTCTAGGCAGGTTGTTAAATTATTTAAGTAAAGATAAGTGGATTGTCTTATCAGCTGCTTTATTTTCAGTTATTACAGCATTAATTACAGTATTTACGCCAATCTTGTCCGGTAAACTATTAACTTCAATTGAACTTATTTGGTCTGGTGCAGATGCCCAAGGTGTCATCGATTTATTTGGTATCTCACTTAATTTTAATGAGGTTTTAATAGGTCTTATTGTTACCGCATCTTTATCTTTTGTTTTTGGCTTAATGCAAGGTTACATGTTAATTGGTGTAACACAGCGTCTAACTTATAAGATGCGCTCAGATCTAGCTGATAAAATTAATACATTACCACTCAATTTCTTTGATAAGCACAAAGTTGGTGATGTGTTATCACGAGTAACAAATGATGTGGATATTATTAACCAAACTCTTACTCAAAGTATTTCAGAAATATTTAGATCCTTTACACTTGTCGTAAGTATTTTAATTATTATGTATATTATGCGATGGGATCTAGCAGTTATTACAACTATTGCTGTTATATTATCTTTATTTGTAGCATCTAAATTTGTTAAGTTATCTCAAAAATATTTTAGACAAGCAGCTAAAAATACAGGAGATATGAATGGACATATTGAAGAAATCTACCATGGTCATTTAGTTGTTAAAGTATTTAATCACCAAACTCAAGCTAAGCATGAGTTTGATGAAATTAATGATCGAATTTTTGAAACATCTTGGAAATCACAATTTGTATCATCTATTATGATTCCTATTCAATTTTTCTTTACAAATCTTTCATTTATTGCTATAGCAATTATTGGAGGTTATTTACTTATCACAGACCCTTCTTTCGAAGTTGGCTTTATTATGACATTTATCATGTATTCTAGACAGGTATCGATGCCAATTCAATCAATCGGTCAAACTGCATCCGTATTACAACAAACAGCTGCATCAGCAGAACGTATTTTCTTTATGATGGATGCAACTTCAGAACCAGATGAATCTGATAAACCTAATATTTTAACTAAAGTAAATGGGCACGTCGAATTTAAAAATGTTCATTTTAGGTATGTAGAAGATACGCCTGTCATACAAGGTTTATCTGCAGAAATAAAGCCAGGTCAAATGGTTGCTATTGTAGGTCCTACTGGTGCTGGTAAAACTACACTTGTTAATCTTTTGATGCGTTTTTATGAGATAGATAGTGGTTCTATCCTAATTGATGGTGTAGATATTAAAGACATGAAACGAGAAGAAGTTAGAAGCTATTTTGGAATGGTTTTACAAGATTCATGGATATTTGAAGGTACTGTACTAGATAACATTAAGTATGGTAATGAAGATGCAGCATTTGAAGCTGTTGAACAAGCTGCAAAAGCTGCACAAACAGATCATTTTATTCATTCTTTAGCAGATAATTATAATTTTAGATTATCGGAAGATGGATTAAATATCAGTCAAGGACAACGTCAACTCATAACCATTTCAAGAGCAATGTTAGCAGATAAACCAATGCTTATCTTAGATGAGGCAACCTCATCTGTAGATACTCGAACGGAAGTTCTAATTCAAAAGGCAATGGATCATCTTATGAAGGGGAGAACTGCGTTTGTTATTGCACACAGATTATCGACGATTCGTAACGCGGACATTATTTTTGTGGTAAAAAATGGTAACATAATTGAACAGGGAAATCACGAAGAACTTATAAAAAAAGATGGTTTTTACGCTCAATTATATAATTCACAATTTGAGTCATAA